A section of the Citrus sinensis cultivar Valencia sweet orange chromosome 8, DVS_A1.0, whole genome shotgun sequence genome encodes:
- the LOC102618081 gene encoding uncharacterized protein LOC102618081, which yields MDKGHEQESTNNKKTRDLPNLSECQACGFRIDSCTGNDKIQILYSEWRIVLLCCKCLDRIESSKICSYCYKETIEDFLTCSQCKRSVHRNCFLKCKAIDSMSSLESLICVDCWVPKSLVKRRELLTCRKICNSSADLGISNSRVSNGGGSCAVVERKIVFALMASEMIGRKPFVPKKSNALDLEVKRDEGGEIHKKVASDDDAELAFQLHRSMNSSPRISKNLCVVNSSDSHVPKKQECDGVLILGGSGSGSCSSNALKSSGDETSTNFDSRPSYDKRCESASYKLAVCNKQPDRFFFKYRKRGSRRFLLKYRRRSSSSKPVLDNKSDIFLLKYRRRRSAGSKPVPDNKLDIEICNQKPDRYSFKYRRRDKSS from the coding sequence ATGGACAAGGGCCATGAACAAGAATCCACCAACAATAAGAAGACCAGAGACTTACCCAATTTGTCAGAATGTCAAGCTTGTGGATTTCGAATCGACTCCTGCACCGGTAAcgataaaattcaaattctctATAGCGAGTGGCGCATTGTTCTTCTTTGTTGTAAATGTCTTGATCGCATTGAATCATCAAAAATTTGTTCTTATTGTTATAAGGAAACGATTGAAGATTTTTTAACTTGCTCCCAATGTAAGCGGTCTGTTCACAGAAATTGCTTTTTGAAGTGCAAGGCTATTGACTCTATGTCATCTTTGGAATCTTTAATTTGTGTTGACTGTTGGGTACCCAAATCGTTGGTGAAGAGGAGGGAACTTTTGACTTGTAGGAAAATTTGTAACAGTTCTGCCGATTTGGGAATATCAAATTCTAGGGTTTCAAATGGGGGTGGAAGCTGTGCTGTGGTTGAGAGAAAGATTGTGTTTGCTTTGATGGCTAGTGAGATGATAGGTAGGAAACCATTTGTACCAAAGAAGAGTAATGCGTTGGATTTGGAGGTGAAGAGGGACGAGGGTGGTGAAATTCATAAAAAGGTTGCTAGTGACGATGATGCTGAGTTGGCATTTCAGTTGCATAGGTCTATGAATAGCTCGCCTAGAATTTCTAAGAACTTGTGTGTAGTGAATTCAAGTGATTCTCATGTCCCAAAGAAACAGGAGTGTGATGGTGTGTTGATCCTCGGAGGATCAGGTTCTGGAAGCTGTTCGAGCAATGCGTTGAAGTCAAGTGGAGATGAGACTAGTACAAACTTTGATTCCAGACCTTCTTATGATAAGCGTTGTGAATCTGCTTCATATAAGCTCGCAGTGTGCAATAAACAGCCTGATCGCTTTTTCTTCAAGTACAGAAAGAGGGGCTCAAGACGTTTCTTGTTGAAGTATAGAAGAAGGAGCTCAAGTTCCAAACCTGTCCTGGACAATAAATCCGACATTTTCTTGTTGAAGTATAGAAGGAGGAGGAGCGCAGGTTCCAAACCTGTCCCGGACAATAAATTGGACATTGAGATTTGCAATCAAAAGCCTGATCGGTATTCGTTCAAGTATAGAAGAAGGGATAAAAGTTCTTAA